TTTCAATCTCACCTCAGGTACAGCAGTATTCACATGGGCATGTGTGTTTTTGTGACCTTGTTCTAGTAGGTAACTCCTCTTGCAGAACATTAGGGGCGGGGCCGGGTGTAGAGTGACAGGGCTTTACCAGCCAATCAATTTGAACTCTGCAGTACGATGCCCCCGGCAGCCCTCCTTCTTTTCAAACCAGCAGGAGGTTGAGTGAGTTGACCAATAAACTGCTGTTATTACTACATGCAGTCCATGGCAGTTTTTGTAGTTTATACATAGTGTGTTCTGCGTAAATGCATAGTGCTTGCTTGAATGCTGAATTTATAATTCAGTCCACCGTTGCCATAATCATACTCGTTTTTACTCTTGTTTTAAAGTAAACATCTGATATCTCACCATATCACGTATTCTCAAGTGCACAAACCACACCGTAGGAGCTTAAtttaagtgtgtatatatatatatatgtatttgcacCTACATAATCCCTGCCTTATCAGCTTCATAAATGTTTGCTTTATGTAAAGTacatatttaacacatttaacTGATAAGAGAACCAGTTGAATGCCTGGTTCCGATACAATATGGCATTTATTCAGTTGTATCCTTTATCTTAAGTACACCTGGCgattaacatatacagtatatgaaagtgTGTATTTTGTAAGGGACTGGAAGTTGTCACAATTGGATTGATATCTGGGGACTTTGGTGACCATGAAAGAGGGACTTGATCCACAATGATGCTTAAGGAGACTACAGCATTCGTTCAGCCtttcagagtaatcaagggacccagggtacaACAGGAGAATATGCCCCACACCTGGCCAAAtagtttgtatatatataaatagttcCACTATTTTAGTAGATCCAGATAAGCATCACTATTGTCTTCTAACATAGGTTTATTTTATAGATAtccttacatacagtatatttttgaTATGGCACTATTTAAACAATACACTGATAATTTCTTTAAAATGGATATATACCACCTAATAAAGTCTAACTAAAAGTCTGGTTAACAGGTATGTTATCTAATGTAAAGCCATTAGACAAGAACTAAAAGTTATAACACCAATAAAAAGTTATTGGGTTAACTCAAATTTAGCACACTGCGGTTATTTCTGCTTTCCTCTAAACGATAGGAGCACGTAGCTGCAAGTGCCCTCATGTTACTGATTGATTTATCCTTTCCCTTACATTATTATGATGTTAGCAATGATTCATAAAAGAACGGTTTTGAGTCTTGCTGCTGGAATATTGGAGATCTTTATAAATGTATCTTTGAGGCTTTGAGCATGCATGGAGACTCATAGCTGGTTGATCATTGGCTGAGCTTTGAACCACACTGGTCCTATCTGCTTTAACCCCTTCAGTCCCACCTTAACTTAACGCAGTATGTGTCGGAAATCATGTTGGAACCTCATGGGACTCCTAAGTCCCAGTCTGAGGtcgtgtataaatatatgtaaaaaaaaatattttcggtcctgttctcatgtactcagtaaaggagttccttttttaattatacaacttAATTTCGACAAAACAATTCAGGGCTGAAAGGGTTAAAGTACAGTAGAGAAGAAGCAGGAGGAGCCAACTGAATCGAAATCCCTTTAATTGAATCTGTGTTCTATATTGCACTGCGCTACACGCAACCTGTAGATTATCCCATACCATCTGAATCAATTGACCATTTCTAAATACGATGGTATCATTAGCACCCATCTTCTGGATAGTAATGACAATAACGGGTTAACTGTCACAGCAAAGATTTCTCAAACCCATTCCTTGCCACTTTCacaaacaaagaccatggttgttGAGATGCACAGTGAAGCCTCTTCAGAGAGCTGTCATGTAAAAGGGTGACTCAGCAAATTCACAAAGGTAATGCTGAGCTTGCTGCTGCCCTGCCTGAAACGGTGGTGTCATTTTTATGACAATGAAagtgttttattaattaaaaacattacGGAGCTGATAGAAACCTGCTGTTGAGAAGAAAAATGGAAGACCTATCCAGCATTTCCTAATGTTCCCAACAACACGCCAGTTTTTTAACTACATGCATTTCAGAAACTTTGTTTAGCCCCAACTCTACCGTCCGATGTAAGAAGAACAGTACGTTATGAGCACGTTGGCTTTATAATAAATCTAGTGAAATAGAAATCTCATCCAAGAGCAAAAGCCCATCGATCAAGGAGGTTTAAATACAGAAGTAATACATTCTAATCACAAGTGGCgagaaaaaaatataatgcacaaaaGAAGAAAAACGTTTTTATATGACAGCTGGTATATTTTGATATACAAGGTAAAACACACAAGTTACTAAGACTAGTGCCTTGCATTATGAGTTTTTAGATATGAAAGAAATTACATTGGAGTGTTATTTTTTACGGTCTcttgtactgaaaataaaaaaagtgtaacaaaatacatttgcagGGAAAATTGCAGTATGTTTCCAAACTGAGGAAATGTTTTAAGGATGTCTTTTAAACTGAGAAGTAACATAATTCCTTCAGCGGTTAAATTAAATGAAGGCGAAATAATGACCATTCCTTAGTTTTATCTTATTTCAATGCAAACATGATGCCATCTTAAAATGACTCCACCTTCCAACTTCTTGGATGTATTTAGAAGGTAgaatcatctctctctctctctctctctccccccatcACAGGTTGAGCACAGACTGAGAAGGAGAGATCCGATATCTTCTTCATCCTAAAAGAAACTCTGTCTGAAGTTTTCTGCCTgaatttttaacagaaaaagttAAGCAGTGAAGAAAGTGAAGAATGTATTCTGCCGGGCTAGAGATCCTTGGGATTGCTTTGTCTGTCATTGGGTGGCTGGGTTCCATGGTAGCCTGCATCCTGCCCATGTGGAAGGTGGCAGCTTTCATTGGGCAGAACATTGTGGTGGCACAGGTCATCTGGGAAGGTCTCTGGATGAATTGTGTGGTGCAGAGCACTGGGCAGATGCAGTGCAAGGTCTATGATTCCCTGCTAGGACTTCCAGAAGATCTCCAAGCTGCCCGAGCCATGACAATCGTCTCCATCCTCCTGGCAATCGTGGGCATTATGGTCTTTGTGGCTGGGGCCAAATGCACCAACTGCATGGAGGACGAGGCTCGCAAACCGAAAATCACCATCAGTTCCGGGGTCATCTTCATCATTTCTGGGATGCTGCAACTCATCCCTGTTTCCTGGTCGGCCAATGTTATCACCATGGACTTCTATGAACCCCTGCTGGGTGACTCACAGAAGAGGGAGTTTGGGAATTCGCTGTACTTTGGTTGGGGTGCAGCTTGTCTTCTGATCCTTGGGGGTGCCCTACTCTGTTGCTCCTGTCCACCAATGGAGCAGACATATAGGCCCTCTAGAGTGGCTTACTCAGCTTCAAACAATGTCACTACCAGTGGATATGACAAGAAGGACTATGTGTGAGGGTCTTTCAGGAACTGAGCCTTGGTTAGTTGTAATGGAGTCCTATCCTGCAATGAAATTAATgatgtaacacacacactgaaaaatcCCTAGTATAATTTTTAAACTGGTTGCTACTGGTTGAGTATGGAGCTGGTATATATCTCCTCTGGGTATTGGTGTTTGTCTGGAGCCTGTCAGAGTTGAATGCATGGCAGgtccaatataaaaataaagtagGTAGTGTTTCCCAATTTGACATGTCAGCTCTTGACTGTTATTTTTCTGTTATCAGTTTCAATAGCAGAGTTAGGCATTGGTGCAATGTTAAATTATCCATGCTTATCTATTATGCCAGATAAGATGGGCCACACCAAATAAATGCCAGGTTGGGTCAAGGTTTTCTCATTGCTAATCTTGGTATCTACGTTACATAGCACAAACATTCTAAAAAGTCAAACtaacagtttgattttttttcgCTATCAACGACACCTGAAATTTCACATTAGCTCCTAGATGTAtgggtaaaaataaaaacatgttaggAACAGACTCATTTTAATGGGAAAATTAGCATTAACTTTTGAAAAGCTTTTGAAAAAATGGTTACCAAAAGCAAGTATACATAACTAAAAGCAATTTATAGAATGTTAGATTATGATTACTAAAATCTGTTACTGGAGAAATTTGATTTATAATCTGAATGATAATTTTTGCAtgttaaaaacagtttaaaaaaatgttattatgttgTTACGTTTGCTTGATAAAATCAATTGTATTGTCTATTCATGCATTTGATTTACTTGGGAATTGAGAATTCTATTTAGAGATTTTAATGTCTGATTGCTAAGAGGGTCCTATTCTTAACAGATCTAACCTCATAATTTAAATTTATATAATTTACAATTGAGTATACATCTTGTATTACACtttcatttattgtaattaaatcTGCTCTGTAATTCAATAAACTGTACTAACTTTTAATCTAGCCATTTCATAAGAATTACTTTCCAAATAAATCATTTGTTCCCATCACAATTGCAGTTAATCACTGTGATGCATATACAGCGTAATGGTGTCTAATTACCACATTTTTAATGAGGTACATAGCAAGGGTTCTACTGTTTAAAGCCCAAGTAAACATATTAGCAATTAATCAGTTACGAAAGTTAGTGTGTGTCTTGCCTTAACAAACCTTTCATAATGACATGTTCTTGTCTAAAATTAATATAAATTACTACATGATCATAATCACTGCAATACAATTAAATATCTGATACAGTGGGTCTATTTACAGTGACAGATATTCAGCTAGGTAACTTATTGACCACTCATTAACCCTGCtgcatactgtacaatacaaaagtGAAATGGGatctgcaaaaaaagaaaaaaaaggttgatAATTTTTTAAGCTCTAACACTAAAATAGACCCAAGCAACTTTTAAAAGTAGTACATCTCTTAACAATTAGGGGTATTTTGTGTTCACTGTGTCAACAACAGTATTAGTACAGCACCTATCTAAGCGAAGCCATGAATGTTACGATATAATAAAGTGTAGCTGCGAGGCGAGTTCTGTTTCATATATAGCACGCCAATTGCTCTGAATCAGTACTATCTGTGTCGTGGCATTAGCACAGGTGGACTGGACTTCTTTAGATGCCTGGTTAATAATCAGTTCATGAGGTATGTGTGAAACTATTGATTAATCAATAGTTTCCACATAGCAGTTTTTTTGCATTGCAGTGAATAGAGACGACAGTGCTGAGATCACTAGGATGTGGTTCCTGTCCCACAATGACAAGCCTTTAACACAGGGCTCTGGTACAACCAGGCTGCTTCCAGGTACAGGACAGCAAACAATATGCTATTTGTTCAGAGTTTCCTTACTGATTTGAATGCACTCTTTGTTTCTATTGCATCAGTGAAACTCACCACCTGCCAGTCTAGCTATGGGTAATGATTGGGTTCGTACGCGCACCTTTAGCAAACAATACCTTTTCCAGCTATAGAATGAGGGAAAATGGCAAGCACGTTTTATGGATCGAGTTTTACCCACCCTTGCCCGTTACCTGGGTTTTATGCAGATTCATTTGTTATATGTTCAGCCTTGAAAGATTTCATTGTCACATGTGCTGAGCACTCACTTATTGAGGTGACTGGCAAGGGGAATGTCTTGCAATACAAGAATGCCAGCAAGCCCTTGAAGAGTCTGACTGTCCTTCAGTGTAATAACAAGACTCGGTATATATTTAAACCAAGGTCTTGGTTTTTAAGCTTTTGGTGCTAGAaatgccatttcagttttttatacatactgtacaatgtaCATCAAAAACTGAAAACATATACACAcatccttattattatttatttcttagcagacgctcttatccagggcgacttacaattgttacaagatatcacattatacattacacagatatcacattatttttacatacaattccccatttatacagttgggtttttactggagcaatctaggtaaagtaccttgttcaagagtacagcagcagtgtcccccacctgggattgaacccacaaccctccagtccagagccctaaccactactccacactgctgccacaatcCTTGCAGACATGGAAACATACAATATCagaaaataagattttaaaatgacCCTTTTAGGTTTGGTATGAACAAAGCTAAATTCCCTAATTCTCTCCCTAACCCAGACCCCCAGTAGTGACCTATAATCTGTATCACGCTACAATAACGGTAACAAGCCATTCAACGCAAACTTCCATCAATTCTATCATTAATTCCACCATAACTATGTATAATATTCACAACAGCGTCTTCCTCCCCCCAAAGGTTTGTTACTGATATCtgatgtttattaaaaacacagactACACTATTTTCAGTACGGTACAGACTACAGTCATACAATCTGTATAAATAAAAAGGGTTTCCCAAATGTTTTAGATTAGTGAGTCTACTGTATAATTTTGAAGTCTGAAGCTCCCCTAATAAGTATTACTGAAACCATTTCTTGCATTATTTTTGTAGCTTCTGCGTTATTATTGAAATAATCTGGTGTTATTGGTGGCGTCATGCAAGAGAATAAAGCCAGGTATGCAGATGTTTGAAATGTACAAGGTTGTAGCTTTAATTATTTAGCAGTGAACTGGGATGAGAGATACATGTTAAAAGAACCCTCCAACATTTCATTGTTAGGTCATTTTTGAGAGCTTaccacacactgatacacactttGGCAGCATTCCAGAACTGCTTTGAAAGCCCATTCCTATTCCCACATTTTCAGATAGATGCTCAGAGCTATACagatgaaccaaaaaaaaaaaaagcttttattatttttttttccctcacagCTCGCAAATCAATTGAAAAAAGATGGGGGGAAAAAATGGTAATGCTAAGCATGCTAATGCTAAATCCTAAATCCATTGCACCATGGAACCCTGGAAAATGTTAGCATTGAATAAAGCAATTCATTTTAAGTTAGCCCGGATATGTATTCAATAATTACCAGCCTAACTGAAAGAGTCAGTGGTGGTTAATCTTTAACTATGTAACAACCGTGCCTTGGTAAAtgatttattctattttatttccCCCAAAGGCGGAAACATTAACTTTTAAAACTGCACCTTTGCAAACTGGAGAAATAGATGCTCAAAACATATTTATTCCCAGCCCTTCCTCATGTGATGTCAGCTTTAGAATGACTCCGCCTTCTAACTGTTCAGAAGACTGTTCAGAGGTATAAAGAAAGCAGGACTGCTAGTCTCAAACATAGATTCTGTACCCTCACTGAAAGCTAGTCTTCATCACTTAATATTCCTTTGCCCTTACAAGCAGGAGCACCCTTGGAAAGGACGCATTGTGGGTTTCCATTACCCTGGAAGAAGAAACCGTGAAGAATGGCTTCCGTTGGCATAGAAATCCTTGGAGTGGTTTTGGCCGTTGTCGGGTGGATAGGCAGCATTGTGGCTTGCACTCTGCCCATGTGGAGGGTGACGGCTTTCATTGGGGTGAGCATCGTGACTTCTCAGATTATGTGGGAAGGCATATGGATGACCTGTGTGGTGCAGAGCACCGGGCAGATGCAGTGCAAGATCTACGACTCCTTGCTGGCTCTCCCTCAGGATCTCCAGGCAGCCCGAGCCTTGGAGGTCATCTCCATAATCTTGGGCCTCTTGGCCATCTTGATCTCCATTATGGGAGCCAAGTGCACCAACTGCATTGAAGATCAGGGGGCCAAAGCTAAGGTCATGATTGTGTCAGGGGTTATGTTCATCCTTGCATCTCTCATGCAGCTCATCCCAGTATCATGGTCAGCTAACACCATCATCAGGGATTTCTACAACCCTCTTGTGCCTGAATCAAGCAAGAGAGAGATGGGATCTTCCTTGTTTATCGGATGGGCTGCAGCCTCTCTTCTGCTCTTTGGAGGAGCAATTCTCTGCTGTTCCTGCCCACCAAAGGAAACCAAATATGTGCCATCCAGGATGGCTTACTCAACAGCCAAGTCTGCCGCTCCGAGTGGCTATGACAGGAAGGACTACGTCTGAACTTCTTGAAAGGTCGTGAGGTTTTTCCTTCTTCATCCTGCTTTAGCTACGTACTTTGTTttgcaaacagaaaagaaaattcaTTGATGGACACCAAAAAGAAAGCGATGGCACGGAAATCTAATCTAGTAACACAAGTGAACTGGTTTCCATTTGCCGAACTGTGGAAGATTAGGAATTGAATGGTATGAACTGAAACTT
The DNA window shown above is from Acipenser ruthenus chromosome 24, fAciRut3.2 maternal haplotype, whole genome shotgun sequence and carries:
- the LOC117429232 gene encoding claudin-3-like isoform X2, which encodes MYSAGLEILGIALSVIGWLGSMVACILPMWKVAAFIGQNIVVAQVIWEGLWMNCVVQSTGQMQCKVYDSLLGLPEDLQAARAMTIVSILLAIVGIMVFVAGAKCTNCMEDEARKPKITISSGVIFIISGMLQLIPVSWSANVITMDFYEPLLGDSQKREMASVGIEILGVVLAVVGWIGSIVACTLPMWRVTAFIGVSIVTSQIMWEGIWMTCVVQSTGQMQCKIYDSLLALPQDLQAARALEVISIILGLLAILISIMGAKCTNCIEDQGAKAKVMIVSGVMFILASLMQLIPVSWSANTIIRDFYNPLVPESSKREMGSSLFIGWAAASLLLFGGAILCCSCPPKETKYVPSRMAYSTAKSAAPSGYDRKDYV
- the LOC117429232 gene encoding claudin-3-like isoform X1; the protein is MYSAGLEILGIALSVIGWLGSMVACILPMWKVAAFIGQNIVVAQVIWEGLWMNCVVQSTGQMQCKVYDSLLGLPEDLQAARAMTIVSILLAIVGIMVFVAGAKCTNCMEDEARKPKITISSGVIFIISGMLQLIPVSWSANVITMDFYEPLLGDSQKREFGNSLYFGWGAACLLILGGALLCCSCPPMEQTYRPSRVAYSASNNVTTSGYDKKDYV